A DNA window from Natronosalvus rutilus contains the following coding sequences:
- a CDS encoding dipeptidase — translation MTADYFELTEQERRHADILHEEVVVVDGLIATDAYLTDREYRSHLPRGGVDAANFTVGSYRDNFESTLQQITKIRGLTESIDACVVEEYGDIHKAIEETDTAIVMGFQDTKPIENDRWKLDLFADLGVRVIQLTYNEQNYIGAGCCEDEDTGLSSFGRDVVNHCNDRGVLIDLSHCGDRTTMDTIEYSADPVAFTHIGIRDLCDAPGRNKTTEQLEALSDAGGVAGITFFPPLIKREAGSHYVAESTVEDVLNHLDYAVDVMGVDHVGIGTDLDGRSLDREETPPTSALRHYRPNHPEVYGAGATDVYDPYPEGINRHTGLRTLTRGLVVRGYTDEEISKILGGNFLRLFEEVWAS, via the coding sequence ATGACGGCTGATTACTTTGAGTTGACCGAACAGGAGCGTCGTCACGCCGATATACTTCACGAGGAAGTTGTCGTTGTTGATGGGCTCATTGCTACGGATGCGTATCTGACGGACCGGGAGTATCGATCACATCTCCCTCGCGGCGGTGTCGATGCAGCGAATTTCACAGTAGGCAGTTACCGCGACAATTTTGAATCGACCCTCCAACAGATAACTAAGATACGTGGCCTAACAGAGAGTATCGATGCATGCGTTGTCGAAGAGTACGGAGACATTCACAAAGCGATCGAGGAAACCGACACCGCCATTGTCATGGGGTTTCAGGATACGAAGCCTATCGAAAATGACCGATGGAAGCTGGATTTGTTTGCTGATCTCGGCGTGCGAGTCATCCAGTTGACCTACAACGAACAGAACTACATCGGGGCAGGGTGTTGCGAGGACGAAGACACCGGCCTCTCATCGTTCGGTCGCGACGTCGTGAACCACTGCAACGACCGGGGTGTACTTATCGACCTATCCCACTGTGGCGACAGGACGACGATGGATACAATCGAATACTCCGCCGATCCGGTAGCATTCACGCATATCGGGATCCGAGATCTCTGTGACGCACCGGGGAGAAACAAAACAACTGAACAACTCGAAGCGTTGTCTGACGCTGGCGGCGTCGCCGGCATCACGTTTTTTCCACCACTGATCAAGCGGGAGGCCGGAAGTCACTACGTTGCCGAGAGCACCGTTGAAGACGTGCTAAACCATCTCGACTATGCAGTGGACGTAATGGGTGTCGATCATGTCGGTATCGGAACTGACCTTGACGGCCGTTCGCTTGATCGCGAAGAGACGCCCCCCACGTCCGCACTCAGACATTACCGACCGAACCATCCGGAAGTATACGGCGCCGGAGCAACCGATGTGTATGATCCGTATCCCGAGGGAATCAACCGACACACTGGCCTCCGTACTCTCACACGAGGGCTTGTAGTCCGAGGCTATACCGACGAGGAGATTTCGAAAATACTCGGTGGGAATTTTCTTCGATTGTTCGAAGAGGTCTGGGCGAGCTGA
- a CDS encoding dipeptidase, with amino-acid sequence MFEESSATADEPFDLDDQQRSRAAKLHEVCEIIDGLVAGTYYLDDPEYRDRLRDADITAGNLTVGGPSFDYTDTIHSVTDTRTQIRENDDNYLLVESIDDIDVASESDRTGIVMGFQGANWVKNDLSRIVTMAELGVRVIDLTYNRGNTLGDGCCERRDAGLTMLGREAVGICNDQGIVLDVSHCNDETTMDVVSYSDDPVIASHIGCRALASSQGRAKTDEQLRAIADNGGVNCITPFPPVIKQNPETHKVQQATIADVLDHIDHAVDVGGVESVAFGGDMSDRTLDQGSISKGSNLNVWRETHPEVYGEGPTDRMDSYPEHLSRYTELSNLTHGLVDRGYSDNDVCGILGGNLRRVFEEVWK; translated from the coding sequence ATGTTTGAGGAATCTAGCGCCACAGCCGATGAACCGTTTGACTTGGATGACCAGCAACGTTCTCGCGCAGCGAAACTCCACGAAGTGTGTGAAATTATCGATGGGCTCGTCGCTGGGACATACTATCTCGACGACCCTGAGTACCGCGACCGTCTGCGAGATGCGGATATCACGGCTGGGAATCTAACAGTCGGCGGTCCTTCGTTCGATTACACAGATACAATACACAGTGTCACCGACACCCGTACACAAATTAGGGAGAACGACGACAACTACCTCCTTGTCGAGTCAATCGATGACATCGATGTAGCATCGGAGTCGGATCGGACGGGAATTGTCATGGGGTTCCAGGGGGCGAATTGGGTCAAGAACGACCTCTCGCGGATTGTGACTATGGCCGAACTCGGGGTTCGAGTTATCGACCTTACGTACAACCGGGGTAACACGCTGGGTGATGGCTGCTGTGAACGCCGTGACGCGGGACTGACCATGCTTGGTCGGGAGGCTGTTGGAATCTGTAACGATCAAGGTATTGTGCTCGATGTCTCTCACTGCAATGACGAAACGACGATGGACGTGGTCTCATATTCGGACGATCCGGTTATCGCGTCACACATCGGTTGTCGGGCTCTTGCCAGCTCCCAAGGGAGAGCGAAGACGGACGAACAACTCCGCGCTATTGCAGACAATGGGGGCGTCAACTGCATCACACCATTTCCGCCGGTCATCAAGCAGAATCCGGAGACACATAAGGTACAACAGGCGACTATCGCGGACGTGCTCGATCACATAGACCATGCCGTTGACGTTGGCGGTGTCGAGAGTGTCGCGTTCGGCGGTGACATGAGTGATCGAACGCTCGACCAAGGCTCGATCTCAAAAGGTTCGAATCTTAACGTGTGGCGTGAGACTCACCCCGAGGTTTACGGCGAAGGGCCCACGGATAGAATGGATTCCTACCCTGAACACCTCTCCCGTTACACGGAACTTTCCAACCTCACCCACGGACTGGTTGACCGAGGATACAGCGATAATGACGTATGCGGTATACTCGGTGGAAATCTTCGGCGGGTCTTTGAGGAAGTCTGGAAGTAG
- a CDS encoding D-2-hydroxyacid dehydrogenase, translated as MNKANPDVVVLRKNTEGLSTRAYTEILQEKLPDYTVVHADTPKKERELIQNAPVATGVTMNTELLDCAENLELFAVASSGYNHLPMDELTEKGVVVSNAAGIHAPGIAEQALGYCLMFARQLHTGWQRNVNHEWRHYQPGELKGSTVTIVGLGAIGTEFVNRLEGMDVDTIGIRYSPEKGGPTDEVYGFDEDSIHSALARTDYLVLSTPLSETTRNLIDEAELNTLPPSAYVINVCRGGVIHTDALVAALQKNDISGAALDVTDPEPLPTDCPLWRMGNVLITPHVGGHTPKHWDRLSDIVVHNVEQLERGSKAEFHNRVNDPRTVPSPKVNED; from the coding sequence ATGAACAAAGCCAATCCTGACGTCGTTGTATTACGAAAAAATACAGAAGGGCTGTCAACCCGCGCGTATACTGAGATACTACAAGAGAAGCTTCCGGACTACACTGTCGTCCACGCCGACACACCCAAGAAAGAACGGGAATTAATTCAGAACGCGCCTGTCGCGACTGGTGTGACGATGAACACAGAACTCCTAGATTGTGCTGAGAATCTAGAGCTGTTTGCTGTCGCGTCGTCAGGTTATAATCATCTTCCAATGGATGAGTTAACTGAGAAAGGTGTTGTCGTTTCCAACGCTGCGGGAATTCATGCACCAGGGATTGCAGAGCAAGCACTCGGGTACTGCCTCATGTTTGCCCGGCAGCTCCATACCGGCTGGCAAAGAAATGTAAACCACGAATGGCGTCACTATCAGCCCGGGGAGTTGAAAGGAAGTACTGTCACTATCGTTGGATTGGGCGCTATTGGAACCGAGTTCGTTAATCGGCTTGAAGGAATGGATGTCGACACGATTGGCATCCGATACTCGCCGGAGAAAGGCGGCCCAACTGACGAGGTGTATGGGTTCGACGAAGACAGTATTCACAGCGCACTCGCACGAACTGACTATCTTGTGCTGTCAACCCCGTTATCGGAGACAACCCGGAATCTGATTGATGAAGCTGAACTCAATACACTCCCACCCAGCGCATACGTTATTAATGTCTGCCGAGGCGGCGTAATTCACACAGACGCTCTCGTCGCCGCCTTGCAAAAGAACGATATAAGCGGCGCAGCACTCGACGTTACAGATCCCGAACCACTCCCGACCGACTGTCCGCTTTGGCGTATGGGAAATGTTCTCATCACACCACACGTAGGAGGCCATACCCCGAAACACTGGGATAGACTGAGTGACATCGTGGTTCACAATGTTGAACAACTCGAGCGTGGATCAAAAGCGGAGTTCCACAACCGGGTAAACGACCCGAGGACCGTCCCCTCACCGAAAGTCAACGAAGATTGA
- the rdfA gene encoding rod-determining factor RdfA — MSPANTNSGPGPKPKVVRVIKRYELENAGDWLEDQWIRREDRVSLRDLETAFNQRILEAALADVSVEPLTEDVSRAYELLTGKIGTSGEQTQLKRRLERAGLDVDAVCDDFVTYQAIRSYLTNVRGVNPPEKTDSDLRETAAETIAQLRERTAVVTTSKIEQLERNAQLDVGDVRTRVDVRVFCETCGRQYDIDELLEIGGCDCS, encoded by the coding sequence ATGTCTCCAGCAAACACTAATTCAGGACCAGGTCCAAAACCCAAAGTCGTCCGCGTAATCAAACGGTACGAACTTGAGAACGCTGGCGATTGGCTCGAAGATCAGTGGATTCGGCGTGAAGACCGTGTCAGTCTTAGAGATCTCGAAACGGCGTTCAATCAACGAATCCTCGAAGCAGCCCTTGCCGATGTATCGGTCGAACCGCTTACTGAGGACGTCTCTCGAGCATACGAGTTGTTGACCGGGAAAATCGGCACGAGCGGCGAACAAACCCAGTTAAAGCGGCGGCTTGAGCGCGCTGGACTGGACGTTGATGCCGTTTGTGATGATTTCGTCACCTACCAGGCAATCAGGTCATACCTGACAAATGTTCGTGGTGTCAATCCACCAGAGAAAACCGATTCTGATCTACGTGAGACCGCCGCCGAAACCATCGCCCAACTTCGCGAGCGGACAGCAGTAGTCACAACAAGCAAAATTGAGCAACTTGAGCGGAACGCGCAGCTGGATGTCGGAGACGTTCGGACGCGAGTTGACGTACGTGTTTTCTGTGAGACTTGCGGTAGACAATATGACATCGACGAACTGCTCGAAATCGGTGGCTGTGACTGCTCGTAA
- a CDS encoding DUF7260 family protein — protein MSESASRVRREIQLLTITSSGKDGILRREILSIFFLVIVFVVLAIQNDVSIWGDASVGSLYRDAITIVSIEMDIVAKTASGGLLPIALNAVRDEKDHIETEQEMFQEFAEKIQSLSTTNQSIMGVKTQTVNISSGNCVLMQVRDTYRETVMSTPNFDCEYGESFHEHVAAEFGDGAASLLINGHHLSEPGKRFLVQQASQSARKRGHLLGGHTIEERSLQEAKSVLKPVQKFLTDIEQTDLFDLSLSRLISLDTELRTYRECCETLINERQQAMNVVNRRIEADSKTIAQEYLYRNLSVNFPVLSVTLDCISTLENIRSMIIQAVCQPR, from the coding sequence ATGAGCGAGTCTGCCAGTAGAGTGCGCCGGGAGATTCAACTATTGACCATCACCAGTTCGGGCAAGGACGGAATTCTTCGCAGAGAGATATTGTCGATTTTCTTTCTCGTGATCGTCTTTGTTGTACTGGCTATACAGAACGACGTTTCGATATGGGGGGACGCATCCGTTGGGAGTCTGTACCGTGATGCAATAACGATTGTCTCTATTGAGATGGATATTGTTGCAAAGACGGCTTCGGGAGGACTCCTCCCGATTGCACTTAATGCAGTAAGAGATGAGAAAGATCACATCGAAACGGAACAAGAGATGTTTCAGGAGTTCGCAGAGAAAATCCAATCGCTCTCAACTACGAACCAGTCGATCATGGGTGTGAAAACTCAGACCGTCAATATCTCTTCTGGAAATTGTGTCCTGATGCAAGTGCGTGACACGTACCGAGAGACGGTGATGTCAACACCTAATTTCGATTGCGAGTACGGCGAGTCGTTCCACGAACACGTTGCCGCGGAGTTCGGTGATGGCGCAGCGTCGTTACTCATCAACGGTCATCATCTAAGCGAACCGGGTAAGCGATTCCTCGTCCAGCAGGCGAGTCAGTCTGCACGAAAGCGTGGGCACCTTCTGGGTGGCCATACTATCGAGGAGCGTTCTCTCCAAGAGGCAAAGTCGGTACTCAAACCGGTGCAGAAATTCCTGACTGATATCGAACAGACGGACCTTTTCGACCTTTCGTTGTCTAGACTCATCAGTCTGGATACTGAGCTGCGAACATATAGGGAATGCTGTGAAACCTTGATAAATGAGCGCCAGCAGGCGATGAACGTCGTCAATCGTCGAATCGAGGCAGATTCGAAGACGATCGCTCAGGAGTATCTCTACAGAAATCTCTCCGTGAATTTTCCAGTTCTCTCGGTGACGCTTGACTGTATAAGCACGCTCGAAAACATCCGCTCAATGATCATCCAGGCAGTCTGTCAACCACGCTGA
- a CDS encoding IclR family transcriptional regulator, whose translation MARSKKAKNPVGATSKSLKIIDELKQRDGAGITELADALDASKGTVHNHLSTLEEHEYVVKEDSTYRLGLRFLDLGEYTRQQTKLFEVAKAEIDDLANETGEIANLMIEEHGRGIYIYISKGDKAVNLDTHVGTRQYLHTSAVGKSILSKMGDEQFKRIIELHGLPAETANTVTSKEKLLDELDEIRDRGVAFDGEERAEGIRCVAAPITDNDDNLLGGVSISGPSTRLKGDRLHQEIPEKVQHVATVIGINAFYS comes from the coding sequence ATGGCACGATCGAAAAAAGCAAAAAACCCGGTTGGGGCGACCAGCAAGTCGCTCAAAATCATAGATGAATTAAAACAGCGTGACGGGGCTGGGATTACAGAACTGGCTGATGCATTGGATGCATCGAAAGGGACGGTTCACAACCACCTGAGTACACTAGAAGAACACGAGTACGTTGTGAAGGAGGACTCGACGTACAGACTCGGACTTCGCTTCCTGGATTTAGGGGAGTACACGAGACAGCAGACAAAGCTCTTTGAAGTAGCGAAAGCAGAAATTGACGATCTGGCCAATGAAACTGGGGAAATTGCGAACCTGATGATAGAGGAACACGGGCGAGGTATATACATCTATATCTCGAAGGGAGATAAGGCGGTCAATTTAGACACACATGTCGGAACGCGCCAGTACCTCCACACGTCTGCCGTCGGAAAGTCAATACTCTCGAAGATGGGTGACGAGCAGTTCAAGCGAATCATCGAACTACACGGTCTCCCGGCTGAAACGGCAAACACCGTGACCAGCAAAGAGAAACTACTCGATGAACTCGATGAGATTCGTGATCGAGGTGTCGCGTTCGATGGCGAAGAACGGGCAGAGGGGATTCGTTGTGTCGCAGCACCAATCACGGACAACGATGACAACCTCTTGGGTGGTGTGAGTATCTCTGGACCATCAACACGACTCAAAGGCGATCGACTCCACCAAGAGATCCCAGAAAAAGTCCAGCACGTCGCGACAGTCATCGGTATCAACGCCTTCTATTCCTAA
- a CDS encoding cupin domain-containing protein produces MKSIDFAEAETYEPEDGWRRVSLAGSEKFTFEWFEKPPGHTSPMHDHENEQVCLCLEGELTVYNENGESTTLEQHDSVWLDAWEPHRVANESDEVAVGLDVFAPGRSFDFWTDREE; encoded by the coding sequence GTGAAATCCATCGATTTTGCAGAAGCGGAAACGTACGAACCGGAAGATGGGTGGCGCCGCGTATCGCTCGCGGGTAGCGAGAAATTCACATTCGAGTGGTTCGAGAAACCACCAGGGCATACATCACCAATGCATGACCACGAAAACGAACAGGTTTGTCTCTGCCTCGAGGGCGAGTTGACTGTGTATAATGAGAACGGTGAGTCGACGACGCTAGAACAGCATGACTCTGTTTGGCTCGATGCCTGGGAACCGCATCGCGTCGCCAATGAGAGTGACGAGGTGGCTGTCGGTCTCGACGTGTTCGCTCCAGGACGTTCATTCGATTTCTGGACTGACCGAGAGGAGTAA
- a CDS encoding SDR family NAD(P)-dependent oxidoreductase: MELEGLAAVVTGGAAGIGRGIALELAREGADVAVADVREEPLMDFKETPTHERIAEMGRESCFIETDVSNEAEAQAMIETAAEELGGLDILVNNAGTNREGTVEHQTYEEWREVFSVNLDGVFLCSKFAIPHIRESEHGRIINISSQVAFVAWPRNAAYDSSKAAVSHLTRQMAVDLSPDEITVNAICPGPIKTKKMKDSLADFEIKNRYDEKTLTSFVGEPKDIGKAAVYLASDAGRYVNGHNLVVDGGWLAGDFFG; encoded by the coding sequence ATGGAATTAGAAGGGCTGGCAGCAGTTGTTACCGGCGGAGCGGCAGGCATTGGTCGTGGTATCGCTCTCGAACTCGCCAGAGAAGGGGCGGATGTAGCTGTTGCAGACGTCCGTGAAGAGCCCCTAATGGATTTTAAGGAAACACCGACCCATGAACGTATCGCAGAGATGGGGCGCGAAAGCTGTTTCATTGAAACGGACGTCTCCAATGAGGCAGAAGCACAAGCAATGATAGAAACTGCAGCAGAGGAACTTGGCGGCCTCGACATTCTAGTCAACAACGCGGGCACTAACCGCGAGGGAACGGTTGAGCACCAGACCTACGAGGAATGGCGAGAGGTATTCTCTGTAAACCTTGACGGAGTCTTCCTCTGTTCGAAATTCGCAATTCCGCACATTCGAGAGAGCGAACACGGACGCATCATCAACATCTCTTCGCAGGTAGCTTTCGTCGCATGGCCGAGGAATGCAGCGTATGATAGTTCGAAGGCCGCTGTCTCCCATCTGACTCGACAAATGGCGGTTGATCTTTCACCCGATGAGATTACAGTGAACGCCATCTGCCCTGGGCCAATAAAGACGAAAAAGATGAAAGATTCGCTAGCCGATTTCGAAATCAAAAACCGGTACGATGAAAAGACGCTCACGTCGTTCGTCGGCGAACCGAAAGATATCGGAAAAGCGGCTGTCTACCTCGCTAGTGACGCAGGCCGGTACGTGAACGGTCATAACCTCGTCGTCGACGGAGGGTGGTTGGCTGGTGATTTTTTCGGTTGA
- a CDS encoding SDR family oxidoreductase, translating into MDLELEGDSALVTASSSGLGKASATALAREGANVVINGRDKGRLEEAREEISEVATGKVIAKQGDLTEEDDVKVLVETAVSEFGGLDHLITSAGGPPSGAFLETTDEDWYHAFDLLVMSVVRLVREAEPALRDNGGGTIVNITSRSTKEALDSLVLSNSVRMSVIGLEKTLSRELSPEIRVNSILPGSHETSRVENLVQAAVERGEFDSYEEGMDARGESIPVGRIGDPMELGDTVAYLCSDRAGYINGQAVVIDGGSGRSNL; encoded by the coding sequence ATGGATCTCGAACTAGAGGGAGATTCGGCGCTAGTAACGGCATCAAGCAGCGGTCTCGGTAAGGCATCTGCAACCGCACTCGCTCGTGAGGGGGCGAATGTTGTCATTAACGGTCGAGACAAAGGGCGACTGGAAGAAGCGAGAGAAGAAATCAGCGAGGTTGCAACCGGGAAGGTTATCGCAAAACAAGGTGATCTGACTGAGGAAGACGATGTCAAGGTACTCGTCGAAACAGCTGTCTCAGAATTCGGTGGCCTCGATCACCTCATTACCTCCGCTGGCGGCCCACCAAGCGGTGCCTTCCTGGAGACGACAGACGAGGACTGGTATCACGCTTTCGACCTGCTCGTCATGAGTGTTGTTCGGCTGGTACGTGAGGCAGAACCGGCGCTCAGAGACAACGGCGGCGGCACGATTGTAAACATCACTTCACGGAGCACAAAAGAGGCACTCGACTCACTCGTACTCTCGAACTCCGTTCGAATGTCGGTCATTGGGCTTGAAAAGACGCTTTCACGCGAACTCTCACCAGAGATTCGGGTGAATTCGATCTTGCCAGGTTCACACGAGACATCGCGCGTCGAAAACCTTGTGCAGGCAGCAGTGGAACGCGGTGAGTTCGACTCCTACGAGGAAGGAATGGACGCTCGTGGTGAATCGATTCCAGTCGGTCGAATCGGTGATCCAATGGAGTTAGGCGATACAGTTGCATATCTGTGTTCGGATAGAGCTGGATACATTAACGGACAGGCGGTAGTCATTGACGGCGGTTCCGGCAGGTCGAACCTATAG